aatcacatggtacagacagggccaatcacagcccatctgtaccatttgATTAGTTGTGGCCAATCACAAATCGCcagtggctggtgttttttttttttgaatgacagcaaacaaccacccacaccccccccccccccccctccgctgtttGATGGTCGGTCCGGCACTTACCACATCgtggcaggcagcaggcagtGTGGTGCAGCGGCTCCttgtcctctcctccatggcggcttccagctcctcccctcctccttctctctctatatatatatatatatatatatatatatatatatatatttttttttacatactgtcagcagtcagtgtccctgatcacctccatacTGGTTATATAATGACGCTGTACTGCAatgatgacagtatgtaaaaaaacaaacaaatacaacttcaaaaaaacttgtcatgcctcttactaaataccttggactggctactttccaaaaaaagggtcatttgggggtatttgaactGTCTTGGCATTTTTGTGCCTCAAGAGATGATATCacctgtcagtacatcaggaatggtcaattttcatatatatatatatcatagtttgcggactctataactttactagagactaaataatatacactgatttgggttattattttcaccaaagaaatgtagccggatacattttgggctaaatttatgaagagagatgatttatttgcaaaatgttataacagtaaCTAAGAAAACACATATATTTGAacattttttgctcttttttttttttgtttatttagcaaaattaaaataaaagaaacCTCAGTGGTGAGgacatatcaccaaaagaaagctctatgtgggaaaaaaatgataaaaatgtcatttgggtacagcgttgcatgacggcgcaattgtcatttaaagtgtgagagcgctgaaaaataaaaattggcctgggcaggaagggggaggggagtgcctggtattgaagggggTCCTGAcagggacagtttttttttatgtccctgTAAGTTTTCATTATAAAATGTCCCTGTGGTCAGACTACAGACAGTGAAGTATTTAGGTATCCTTGCAGTGTATGTACACCCAGACTATCAGCTTCTCTTATTCACTCCTGTTGGTGACATTCCCTATCAGAAGtgtcaccagtagagggagctctgtacagtcaccagtagagggagctcgGTACagtcaccagtagagggagctctgtagggtcaccagtagagggagctctgtacagtcaccagtagagggagctctgtacagtcaccagtagagggagctctgtagagtcaccagtagagggagctctgtacagtcaccagtagagggagctctgtagggtcaccagtagagggagctctgtagggtcaccagtagagggagctctgtacagtcaccagtagagggagctctgtacagtcaccagtagagggagctctgtagggtcaccagtagagggagctctgtactgtcaccagtagagggagctctgtacagtcaccagtagagggagctctgtagggtcaccagtagagggagctctgtacagtcaccagtagagggagctctgtacagtcaccagtagagggagctctgtagagtcaccagtagagggagctctgtacagtcaccagtagagggagctctgtagagtcaccagtagagggagctctgtacggtcaccagtagagggagctctgtagggtcaccagtagagggagctctgtagggtcaccagtagagggagctctgtacagtcaccagtagagggagctctgtacggtcaccagtagagggagctctgtacagtcaccagtagagggagctctgtacggtcaccagtagagggagctctgtagggtcaccagtagagggagctgtgtagagtcaccagtagagggagctctgtacagtcaccagtagagggagctctgtagagtcaccagtagagggagctctgtagggtcaccagtagagggagctctgtagggtcaccagtagagggagctctgtagggtcaccagtagagggagctctgtagagtcaccagtagagggagctctgtagagtcaccagtagagggagctctgtagggtcaccagtagagggagctctgtacagtcaccagtagagggagctctgtagagtcaccagtagagggagctctgtagggtcaccagtagagggagctctgtagggtcaccagtagagggagctctgtacggtcaccagtagagggagctctgtagggtcaccagtagagggagctctgtagggtcaccagtagagggagctgtgtagagtcaccagtagagggagctctgtagggtcaccagtagagggagctctgtagggtcaccagtagagggagctctgtagggtcaccagtagagggagctctggagggtcaccagtagagggagctctgtagggtcaccagtagagggagctctgtagggtcaccagtagagggagctctgtacggtcaccagtagagggagctctgtagggtcaccagtagagggagctctgtacggtcaccagtagagggagctctgtagagtcaccagtagagggagctctgtagggtcaccagtagagggagctctgtagagtcaccagtagagggagctctgtacGGTCACCGTTAGAGGGAGCTCTGTAGggtcaccagtagagggagctctgtacagtcaccagtagagggagctctgtagggtcaccagtagagggagctctgtagggtcaccagtagagggagctctgtagagtcaccagtagagggagctctgtacagtcaccagtagagggagctctgtacagtcaccagtagagggagctctgtagggtcaccagtagagggagctctgtagagtcaccagtagagggagctctgtagagtcaccagtagagggagctctgtagggtcaccagtagagggagctctgtagggtcaccagtagagggagctctgtacagtcaccagtagagggagctctgtagagtcaccagtagagggagctctgtagggtcaccagtagagggagctctgtagggtcaccagtagagggagctctgtagagtcaccagtagagggagctctgtacagtcaccagtagagggagctctgtacagtcaccagtagagggagctctgtacagtcaccagtagagggagctctgtacagtcaccagtagagggagctctgtatagtcaccagtagagggagctctgtagagtcaccagtagagggagctctgtagggtcaccagtagagggagctctgtacagtcaccagtagagggagctctgtagggtcaccagtagagggagctctgtagggtcaccagtagagggagctctgtagggtcaccagtagagggagctctgtagggtcaccagtagagggagctctgtagggtcaccagtagagggagctctgtagggtcaccagtagagggagctctgtagggtcaccagtagagggagctctgtagggtcaccagtagagggagctctgtacagtcaccagtagagggagctctgtagagtcaccagtagagggagctctgtagggtcaccagtagagggagctctgtacagtcaccagtagagggagctctgtagggtcaccagtagagggagctctgtagagtcaccagtagagggagctctgtagagtcaccagtagagggagctctgtagggtcaccagtagagggagctgtgtagagtcaccagtagagggagctctgtagggtcaccagtagagggagctctgtagggtcaccagtagagggagctctgtagggtcaccagtagagggagctctgtagggtcaccagtagagggagctctgtacggtcaccagtagagggagctctgtacggtcaccagtagagggagctctgtagggtcaccagtagagggagctctgtagggtcaccagtagagggagctctgtagggtcaccagtagagggagctctgtacagtcaccagtagagggagctctgtacagtcaccagtagagggagctctgtacagtcaccagtagagggagctctgtaaggtcaccagtagagggagctctgtacggtcaccagtagagggagctctgtacggtcaccagtagagggagctctgtacagtcaccagtagagggagctctgtagagtcaccagtagagggagctgtgtagggtcaccagtagagggagctctgtagggtcaccagtagagggagctctgtagagtcaccagtagagggagctctgtacagtcaccagtagagggagctctgtacagtcaccagtagagggagcactgtagggtcaccagtagagggagctctgtaggtcaccagtagagggagctctgtagggtcaccagtagagggagctctgtagggtcaccagtagagggagctctgtacagtcaccagtagagggagctctgtacagtcaccagtagagggagctctgtacagtcaccagtagagggagctctgtagggtcaccagtagagggagctctgtagtcaccagtagagggagctctgtacagtcaccagtagagggagctctgtagggtcaccagtagagggagctctgtacagtcaccagtagagggagctctgtacagtcaccagtagagggagctctgtacagtcaccagtagagggagctctgtagtcaccagtagagggagctctgtagtcaccagtagagggagctctgtacagtcaccagtagagggagctctgtagtcaccagtagagggagctctgtacagtcaccagtagagggagctctgtacggtcaccagtagagggagctctgtagggtcaccagtagagggagctctgtacagtcaccagtagagggagctctgtacagtcaccagtagagggagctctgtagggtcaccagtagagggagctctgtacagtcaccagtagagggagctctgtacAGTCACCAGTAGATGGAGCTCTGTACggtcaccagtagagggagctctgtagggtcaccagtagagggagctctgtacagtcaccagtagagggagctctgtagggtcaccagtagagggagctctgtagagtcaccagtagagggagctctgtacagtcaccagtagagggagctctgtacggtcaccagtagagggagctctgtagggtcaccagtagagggagctctgtacagtcaccagtagagggagctctgtacagtcaccagtagagggagctctgtagggtcaccagtagagggagctctgtacagtcaccagtagagggagctctgtacagtcaccagtagagggagctcgGTACAGTCACCAGTAGATGGAGCTCTGTACggtcaccagtagagggagctctgtagggtcaccagtagagggagctctgtagggtcaccagtagagggagctctgtagGGTCACTagtagagggagctctgtagGGTCACTagtagagggagctctgtagggtcaccagtagagggagctctgtacagtcaccagtagagggagctctgtagggtcaccagtagagggagctctgtactgtcaccagtagagggagctctgtagggtcaccagtagagggagctctgtagagtcaccagtagagggagctgTGTTCTGCAGCACAAGACATTGTAATAGGTAATCCCCGCCCCCTATGTTGCGAGAAAAGCCCAGTATTTCCGGTTTTGGAGGATCATGTGACAgcgctcagccaatcagaagtacACAGCTCTCTGAGTAAATCCTCATACAGTTTGGTATGAGGAGAACCTGTATAAGGTCATTTGTATtgtacacatggggggggggcgggtcatTACCTAAGAATGTCCATCAGCTTCAATCTGAATACAAACTACACACAGAGACCCCGGAAGTATCTCATCTTCCCCACGGGAGAGGCCTCAGCCGCTGTAATGTCACATTCCCACCCGTTACGTCACTTCCGCTAAACACTCTACAGCCTGGAAACATAGGACGCCATTTTGGTGAAGGGCGAAGGAAGGCGTGGTCGCCTGTGTCCAGGGACCATTGTTCTTCCTGAGCTGGTCTCCGCCCAGAGAATGGCGGAGGTTGTTCCGCCCGCAGTAAAGATGGCCGGTGCGGGTCAGCCGCTTCCGGTCTGGGTCTGGGAAGTTCCCATGAGGGCAGAGATGAGAGGGAAGTGCGGAGACACCGGCTGAGGGGCACCGAGAGCGCGAGAGACAGGTAaggggtgaagggggctgtgtgcggaggagggggaggggtggctggagttgacatttggcagccaatcagctttcagCTCCCCACACATGATGCAATCAGATTGTATGATCTTCTGTACCGAGTGACACCTCTGATCCATGGGGGGGGGACCTCTCACTTCCAGGGGAGGACCAGATGGGCCCCCCGAGGAGGTGACCGatccagactgcccccccccccgaggaggtGACCGatccagactgcccccccccccccgaggaggtCAGCGATCCAGATGGGCCCCCCGAGGAGGTCAGCGATCCAGATGGGCCCCCCGAGGAGGTCAGCGATCCAGATGGGCCCCCCGAGGAGGTCAGCGATCCAGATGGGCCCCCCGAGGAGGTCAGCGATCCAGATGGGCCCCCCGAGGAGGTCAGAGATCCATATGGGCCCCCCGAGGAGGTCATCGATCCAGATGGGCCCCCCGAGGAGGTCATCGATCCAGATGGGCCCCCCGAGGAGGTCATCGATCCAGATGGGCCCCCCGAGGAGGTCATCGATCCAGATGGGGGCCCCCCCGAGGAGGTCAGCGATCCAGATGGCCCCCCCCCCGAGGAGGTGACCGATCCAGACTGGGGCCCCCCGAGGAGGTCAGCGATCCAGATGGGGGCCCCCCCGAGGAGGTCAGCGATCCAGATGGGCCCCCCCGAGGAGGTCAGCGATCCAGATGGGCCCCCCGAGGAGGTGACCAATCCAGACTGCCGCCCTCCCCGAGGAGGTGACCAATCCAGACTGGCCCCCCGAGGAGGTGACTGTTCCAGACGGGCCCCCCCCCTGAGGAGATGACCATtccagacgccccccccccccctgaggagGTGACcgatccagactggcccaccccCCCGAGGAGGTGACCATTCCAGGCGGGCCCCCCCCCTGAGGAGATGACCGATCCAGATGGGTCCACGTTGGGCCTTGTGGAACCTCCCTGAGAATGAGATCCAGAGCTCTCTGATCAGCAAACCTTGTGGCTGGTTGGAGAGCTCTGGATTTcattcttgagggggggggggggggggtggacctcTGCAGAGTGAGCGCTGCTTCCACAAACAGATCAGTGATGATCTGGTGGCCCCATTTGTATCAGTTCTCCCTCGACAGAGAGCAGGGGCCCCTCCTGTACAGTGTGCTGACGGGGGACAGGAGTTCtgatataaagagaacctgtttcATGGTGCTGAGTATGGAAATCGCAGGTTCTCTTTTTAAAGAGACGGCGTCCCCCTTACCTGTACCAGGAGACGGGATCTAGTCGCAGCATTCCCTCACCGTTCCTTCCTGTGCTGCAGACGGCGACCGGGCTGTGTGACCGTACTCTGCTGTGCCAGTTCTCACACGTGGCAGCCAATCACTAACCTCCAGCAGTGTCACATGACTCCCCCCCTGGCACCTGACACAATACGGAGGAGAAAGGAGCGAGCGCTGCCAAGGTGAGTATAGGGTGGAGACTCACATGGTGACACGATCTCGTGTACCGCCCCCGCTCGGATCACCTCCACATCGGGTCCTCTGCCCCGCGTGTGCCCGCCACTGTATTTCCCAGACCCCACACGCCCATCGGCGGACTCGGGACCGGTATGGCGAGTGCTTCTGATTAGAGGGAAGGGAGATCGTCAAACCTTCATTCGCTGATCTCCCACTTCCTACTAATGACCCCGGAAGCAACATTGTAAAACGTCTCTGTCCCTGAGAAGCTAATCAAGTGCGATCCGTGCGTCGTTAGCTTCTTTAGAGGTCAGGTGCGTTGTCTTTTTACACCCcctgatgtctcattaaagagaacctgtcaccaataGATGCATCATATAGGGGCTAGGCTTATTATTCACAGTAAACTCTAACCCAGGGGTCTTAAACTTGCAGCCcgcgggccagatgtggccctttgtttgctttATCTGTtttttgtgaccccccccccccccttcttggcACCCAGCGATGGGGCGCCGctccctcccatccccccttGGCACCCAACGATGGGGctccctcccatccccccttggcacccaacaatggggctccctcccatccccccttGGCACCCAACGATGGGGctccctcccatccccccttGGCACCCAACGATGGGGctccctcccatccccccttGGCACCCAACAATGGGGCTCCCTCCCATCTCCCCTTGGCACCCAAAGACGGGGCgccgctccccccctccccttggcACCCAAAGACGGGGCgccgctccccccctccccttggcACCCAACGACGGGGCGCCGCTCCCCCATTGGCACCCAACGATGAGTCACTCCTCGAGAGCTATTTTATTTACTCCAAAGCACCACCAATCCTGAGACTCCCACTGATGTTGGGCATTTTCACTCTCACTGGCactggtgtgttcaataaaaacatgtaattctttgtgtgttattagtgtaAGCCGACtgcgattgtctattgttgtgacttagatgaagatcggatcacattttatgagaaatccatatcattccaaaagggttcacatactttttattgcaactgtattcaggtctaaaaaaaatgtaaacacgtGCAAAAAAGGGCCCCGGCAGTGAAAGAGTCAAATTTTGGTGGCAGAGAAGCGAGACTCTCCATCAGACACTGAAAACGCAAAAGATGCCAAAAAAGGAAATTTTACTGAAGCAAAGTAATATATGAAGATGAAGTCCCACCCCTCCCCCGCACACAGCTCAGTTAGTTTCTCATGTGTCCGTTGGCGCTGAGATTAGATCTGCGATGATCCGGATAAACTTTCCTTCTTGCAAGACGAGTCGTTACGCCATGTGACTGCTGGAGGTCATGTGACTCCGCGGCTCACGAGAAGCAGAGATGACAGACGCATCCTGTCTCTGACTGCTGAGGTCAGGCTTTACACTCTGATATGGATCTGCTTTGTGGGGGGGCGCTGTGACCCCCAATTTGGAAtgggcttctttaaccacttaagccccggaccaaaatgcagctaaaggcccaggccaggttttgcgattcagcactgcgtcgctttaacagacaattgcgcggtcgtgcgacgtggctcccaaacaaaattggcgtccttttttccccacaaatagagatttcttttggtggtatttgatcacctctgcggtttttattttttgcgctaaaaaaaaaaaaaagagcgacaattttgaaaaaaatgcaatattttttactttttgctgtaataaatatcccccaaaaacatatatgaaattttttttcccctcagtttaggccgatacgtattcttctacctaattttggtaaaaaaaatcgcaataagtgtttatcgattggtttagtagaatgtatagcgtttacaaaataggggatagttttattgcatttttataaatttttttttttttttttactactattggcggtgatcagcgttttttttcgtgactgcgacattatggcggacacttcgggcaattttgacacatttttgggaccattgtcattttcacagcaaaaaatgcatttcaattgcattgtttattgtgaaaatgacagttgcagtttgggagttaaccacagggggcgctgtaggagttagggttcacctagtgtgtgtttacaactgtaggggggtgtggctgtaggtctgacgtcatcgatcgagtctccctataaaagggatcactcgattgatacgccgccacagtgaagcacggggaagccatgtttacatacggctctccccgttcttcagctccggggagcgatcgcgatggagtgactataaacgaatagccacgccgttggcccggatcgctccccgaggtaagccgcacgcagcggagagggtcccgatcggacccccccacccgctagaaggcagggacgtatatatacgcccatctgcctgtacgtgccattctgtggacgtaaataagCATGCGGCGGgcatttaagtggttaaagaggacctgtgcTTTGTCCACATGGGGGGCAaggtgacaggttcactttactgAACCAACCTCCCCAGCAGGGGCACTCCCATGTCTGTGCACCCGCTATGccaattacagtgccttgaaaaagtattcataccccttgacattttccacattttgttatgttacagacaaaaatgtaaatgtattttatgtgatggaccaacacaaagtggcacgtaattgtgaagtgggaggaaaatgatcaatggttttcatcattttttacaaatatgtgaaaagtgtggggggtacatttgtattcagccccctttactctgatccccctaactaaaatctagtggaaccaatcgacttcagaagtcacctaattagtaaatagagtccacctgtgtgtcattaaatctcagtataaatacagctgttctgtgaagccctcagaggtttgttagagaaccttagtgaacaaacagcatcatgaaggccaaggaacacaccagacaggtcagggataaagttgtggagaagtataaagcagggttgggttataaaataatatcccaagctttgaacatctcacggagcttctgttcaatccatcttctgacaatggaaagagtatggcacaactgaaaacctaccaagacatggccgtccacctaaactgaccgggtcgggcaaggagagcattcatcagagaggcagccaagaggtccatggtaactctggaggagctgcagagatccacagctcaggtgggagaatctgtccacaggacaactattagtcgtctctccacaaatctgccctttatggaagagtgacaagaagaaagacattggtgaaagaagTCACATTtttagtttgtgagaagccatgtgggggaggggacacagcaaacatgtggaagaaggtgctccggtcagatgagaccaaaattgaactttttggcctaaaagcaacacactatgggccagattcaggtagggcggcttaattttgacccggcgtagcgtatcgtctttacgctacgccgccgtaagtcagagaggcaagtgctgtattcacaaagcacttgcctcctaagttacagcggcgtagcgtaaatgggccggcctaagcgcgcctaattcaaataaggaacgggggcgtgttttatgtaaatgattcgtgacctgacgtgattgacgtttttaacgaatggcgaatgcgccgtacgtggatgtatcccagtgcgcatgcgtcggatagaatgcctaagatacgtcgaacactgcctaggacgtgaacgtaacttacgcacagccctattcgcgtaccacttgcgcaaacgacgtaaaaagataggcttgttccgacgtccataccttgcatgggctgtgccacctagggagcagctttatctttacgccggcgtatctcttacgtaaacggcgtaactaattgcgacgggcgcacgtatgttcgtgaatcggcgtatcttgctcatttgtatattcgacgcgggaaacgatgggagcgccacctagcggccagcgtaaatatgcacccaaagatacgacggcgtaggagacttacgccgctcgtatcttagcctaatgtaagcgtatctggtttccagaatacgcttacatttacgacggTGTCGattcagttacgacggcgtatctactgatacgccggcgtaacgctttgtgaatctagctatatgtgtggcagaaaactaacactgcgccatacaaatgtaccccccacacttttcacatatttatttgtaaaaaacgtttatcattttccttccacttcacaattatgtgacactttgtgttggtccgtcacataaaatcccaataaaatacattgacgtttttggttgtaacatgactaaATGTGGGAAACTTGAAAGAATTTCAGGCTGAGGGATTGTGGGTAATGGTATAGCGCTGTCTGATAATCCTCTGTTTCTGTTCCCGCAGACGCAGAGCATGGAGAATGATGAACTTTCGACAGAGGATGGGATGGATTGGAGTCGGCCTCTACCTCCTCGCCAGCGCTGCCGCCTTCTACTACGTCTTTGAGATCAACGACACGTACAACAGGCTGGCCCTGGAGCACGTCCAGGTGAAGCCGCAGCGCCAGGAGATCGGCGAGGCCTCGTGGACGCACTCCCTAATGACGCGGCTCCTCTCTCTGCCCTTCTGGCTCTGGGCCGCCTTCTTCCTGCTGCCCTACTTCCAGGTGTTCCTCTTCCTTTATTCCTGCACCAGGGCCGACCCCCGCACCGTGGGCTACTGTATAATTCCCATATGCCTGGCTGTGCTCTGCAATCGTCACCAGTCCTTCACCAAAGCCTCCAATCGGATTAGCAGACTTCAGCTGATTGACACTtagacccctccccccagactgcaCCTGCGGATGGAGGAAATTTACAAATCTGGGAGAGGGGTGGGCCGAAGGACCTATtttaatatctatttttttttttaaggttcacAGGGAATCCTTTTTTTTGCACTCTTACCTACACAGGCGGCTGCCCCTCCTTGTTGAGCCTCGCGCCAGGCGGTGGCCCCTCCTTGTTGAGCCTTGCGCCAGGCGGTGGCCCCTCCTTGTTGAGCCTTGCGCCAGGCGGCGGCCCCTCCTTGTTGAGCCTCGCGCCAGGCGGCGGCCTTCCTTTGGTGAGCCTCGCGCCAGGCGGCGGCCCTCCTTTGGTGAGCCTCGCGCCAGGCGGCGGCCCTCCTTTGGTGAGCCTCGCGCCCCAGGCGGCGGCCCTCCTTGGTGAGCCTCGCGCCCCAGGGGGCGGCCCTCCTTGGTGAGCCTCGCGCCCCAGGCGGCGGCCCTCCTTGGTGAGCCTCGCGCCCCAGGCGGCGGCCCTCCTTGGTGAGCCTCGCGCCCCAGGCGGCGGCCCTCCTTGGTGAGCCTCGCGCCCCAGGCGGCGGCCCTCCTTGGTGAGCCTCGCGCCCCAGGCGGCGGCCCTCCTTGGTGAGCCTCGCGCCCCAGGCGGCGGCCCTCCTTGGTGAGCCTCGCGCCCCAGGCGGCGGCCCTCCTTGGTGTGCCTCGCGCCCCAGGCGGCGGCCCTCCTTGGTGAGCCTCGCGGCCCTCCTTGGTGAGCCTCGCGGCCCT
This window of the Rana temporaria chromosome 13, aRanTem1.1, whole genome shotgun sequence genome carries:
- the TMEM251 gene encoding transmembrane protein 251, encoding MMNFRQRMGWIGVGLYLLASAAAFYYVFEINDTYNRLALEHVQVKPQRQEIGEASWTHSLMTRLLSLPFWLWAAFFLLPYFQVFLFLYSCTRADPRTVGYCIIPICLAVLCNRHQSFTKASNRISRLQLIDT